From Triticum aestivum cultivar Chinese Spring chromosome 4A, IWGSC CS RefSeq v2.1, whole genome shotgun sequence, a single genomic window includes:
- the LOC123086851 gene encoding probable E3 ubiquitin-protein ligase RHY1A translates to MPITAKLFYYQRRRPPPPPIPETAEPRCIDSSAARRRVHPIRSAHHRPGYDVFGGSPRERGASSGSITEPTRNVLFSTRQSSNTSNDRLPDAVQQAKERLHQRLRSVDLFPGRRLTAPAVGTIWAGPDLPSECDTCSSEDGGLVNRTIRFNSNASLSGHKDKQVTAETFSNAAVVAPHDLRPVSKLGQEALQGTIDSDDDVESSVDCSICLEGCHGASGGLIQLRCKHIFHSACLEQWLQSRADCPYCRAGVVLSYHGRSGLEY, encoded by the exons ATGCCGATAACCGCTAAGCTCTTCTActaccagcgccgccgcccgccgccgccaccgattcCGGAGACCGCCGAGCCCCGCTGCATcgactcctccgccgcccgccgccgggttcACCCCATTCGCTCCGCGCACCACAGGCCG GGCTATGATGTTTTTGGAGGAAGCCCGAGAGAGCGAGGGGCGTCTAGCGGAAGCATAACCGAACCAACAAGGAACGTGCTCTTCAGCACAAGACAAAGCAGCAACACATCAAATGACCGACTTCCTGATGCGGTTCAACAGGCCAAGGAGAGGCTTCATCAAAGGCTCCGAAGTGTCGACCTGTTTCCAGGGAGAAG GCTAACAGCACCAGCTGTAGGAACCATTTGGGCTGGACCTGATCTTCCTTCTGAATGTGATACCTGCTCATCAGAGGACGGCGGATTGGTTAACCGGACTATTCGCTTCAACTCCAACGCCTCCCTGTCAGGCCACAAAGATAAACAGGTCACAGCAGAGACGTTTAGCAACGCGGCGGTGGTAGCGCCACATGATCTGAGGCCTGTCTCCAAACTAGGACAAGAAGCTCTCCAAGGAACAATCGACAGTGACGACGACGTGGAGTCCTCAGTGGACTGTTCGATATGCCTTGAAGGATGCCATGGTGCATCAGGCGGGCTGATCCAGCTGCGCTGCAAGCACATCTTCCATTCGGCCTGCCTGGAGCAGTGGCTGCAGTCCCGCGCCGATTGTCCGTACTGCAGGGCCGGCGTCGTCCTATCCTACCACGGAAGGAGTGGCCTGGAGTATTAG